The DNA segment TCCAGGATACGCGTGACGTTTCAGTCTGTCGTACAGATCGTCTTTCGTGCCGTATATACTGGCGTTGGAACGAGCGAGACTGTTCATTTTACCATTGTGTAAACTCTCTGAAAAGTGCAAAGTCTCGTTAACACTCGGTTTTCGTGCTTTGCGTCCCGCGTTGCTTACCTTTCATGTAAGTCTCGTTGTAAAAGTTGGGCATTTCCCAACCGTCCTCTTCGTCGTCGTAATAGTGCGCGTAAGTGCTGTGATGCGACGGTGCTATGGACTCCGCGTACGGCGTGGGAGCACCGTAATAGAAGTTCACTTGCGACCCGTTCTGATCGGTCGCTGGCGTGAGCATCTTCTTGGGCTCCTTCTTTCGAGAAGCTCTGTAGAAACAATTTCGTTGTTTCACGACAAACGATATCCCttcaaaaaaaaagaagaacgaAGTATACTGACCTGACGCAGATCATCCACACCAACAGGACAACGAATATGATCAAGATAACACCACCAGCGATGCCACCCGTGATGTAGAAGAACTCGGATTTCTCAGTGCACCGCTTTCCAGTGAAGCTACCGCTGCATCTACACGATGGTTGTCCTCGCGAGTCCTTCAAGCACACCCCCTCGTTGTCACAGTAGCCCATGCAGACGTCCGTGCATTCGGTACCAGTTCCGTTGTAACCTGGCTTACACTCACACTTGAAGTCGCTGGTTTCGGGTATCAGCAGACAGTACGCGTTCGCGTCGCAGTGCATCTCAGCGTCGCTGGTTTCGCATGGGTTAGTACAGTCAGCTTTGTTCGTCTAATTGAAACAGAGAAACCAgcatttcgcaaatatctcggaAATTAAGGCCGTgcggcggttatatgtataaGCATTTACCGCTGATGTTCCTTTGGTGCTGGTATTGGGTGGACAGGGTATGCAGAAGGTCTGCTGAGGCTCCGACTGATAGGTTCCCTTCTTGCACTCCATGCATTCGTTCAGGGTTCCGTTCAGATAAGTTCCCGGATCGCAGACGGGAAGGGAGCACTCCTCGATGGCCGCTGAGCCCATGTTTGGCGTTGTCCTGCCCACAGGGCACGCCTGGCAAGCAGCCTGAACCCCTTGGGTGCGGTAGCTTCCGCGTGGGCAAGGCTCGCACTTGCCTTCGACGGCCAGCTGCTGTCCAGAGCCGCATTCGTCTCTGCATTCCTCGCGGGACACCGCCTCGGGTGTCCTGGTGGTCTTACCCAGGCCGCACAGCAAGCAGGAGAAGCTGCCTTCGTTGGGCTGATAGAAACCGTGGCCGCAGCTTCGACAGAGCCCAGCCACGTCGTCGTAATACTTTCCAGCTGGGCAGCGCTCTTTGCAGTCGGCTGCACTTCTGGCGCCTGGTCCAACCGTCACGCTAGGACGTCCGGCTATCACGGGGCAGGAACTGCACTTCAGTTGCCCTGACTCGCTTTGGTAGCTGCCCACTGGGCAGGACAGGCACTGCTTCGTTTCTTCGTCGTAGTACGTTCCCACAGCGCACGGCACTGCGGACGAGATGGAAACGAAGTTATTCTACGCGTATCAGTGAATTTGAACATTCCACAAAGTTAACCTACCCCTGTGCTGTGATCACAAATGCCAGAAGACGAGTTACTACACTCGTGTTCGAAGAAATCTTTGGTGGTTAAATGCTTACCGCAATCTGGCGCCATAACGACCTGTCCCACTGGGCAGTCGTAGTCAGATTCAAGAATCAGGGATGCTGGATCAGGTACAGTGTTCGGCAAGATGTAGTGAACGTCGAATTGATCTTCCTCCAGGATCAGTCTCTCCAATAAGGCCTGGACGGTCGCCCTCTCGTTCGAGTTAGCGTTCAAAATCGGATCGCTATAAAATACAGAGGACTGTTAACGAACTGGGAACCGATAGATCGTCTGTTTTAGCGATAGGTGAAGGAGAGTATGCGCAAATATGTACAGCCGTTATCTTAAGGCGAAGGTAACCAGGCAGACTTTCCATTGGATCCTCAGCAAGACGCAACCTTATCGACACCTATTAATTATGTACCTACGTAATGCTTAATGCTCAAGACGTCCTGGAATTCTAATATACAACATGGACGACGCCAAGTGTCATTGTAGCTTTTCTGTTATATTGACAACCTAAGCTGTTTGGTATCGATGAATCAGAATGTACCCGAGGATTCATGAAGGTATTCAAGCCTGATGGGAATGCTCATCAGTGCTCATAAAATGTCGTCAACCCAACAGCTTGGTTTCCAGTCAGGTGTTACGCCGTTACGTTGTTATTTCACTATCTTATCGTTGGTACCTACTTAAGTACCCATATGAATATGTCCCATTTATACTAATCGGTCGTGTATGAACAGTTAGTAAACAACGTGCATACCAATCGGTTAGGGTCGACTTTATCTTTGTTCATTTACGCGACAACTTATTTAAATCGACCCTGTTCGAGTTTCTTCTAGTACATGGACACGGAGAAAATTGCTAGTTACTTATGACTCGTTACATTTACGATCTGTTCAGGTTTATAAACAGATCAAACTCAACTGGCCATTTAAGGCAACCGAGACGGCTTTCTCGTTTCTTGAAAGCGAAGATAGGAAACCGGTTAGTGGCGATAGCTTTGACCCGGCAACCTGCGGGGCCAGTTGATTTTGACCCGACCGCAATAAGGTTATGATAGAGTAACATATTTCCTTTTCTCCGTATGCCCCTCATGCATTGCCGTCTAGTATGGTATATTCATGGTCGCGAATGGATTTATAAGAATGTGAGATGATGCCGGATATAACCGAGATGACGAGGACACATGTACAATGATATGTTTCGCACGTGGCATAAATCGAGCTGTCCTTACTTTATCGCTGGGAACGAGATCTCCACCTCGTAGGTATCGCTGCCTTGCCGCGCTTGTCTCGTTCTACGATGCAACACAAGTAACAAATTGCTCAGTACTAATTTAGGTCTTTGAACGAAGTCTGATTGAAGCTTGACTGCAAGCTAATGCTAGATAGCTAACTGAGTAATTCTCCCGTCGATAGGAACGTCGGGACTCACTTATGAGACGCAATTTTCAAAATAGAGAAGCGTATGCAATTTAACGAATCGAAACGTGGATACTTACGGTTCAGCTGGTACTACCGCGGAAATTATGTAAGTTCCGCCATCTTCTTCGTTGGTATCTCTGGTGGAGCGTACACGGTGATCGCATTGAACGTCGATGTTAAGATCCTTGCATTCACGAGTTCCTGCAAATATTAAATCAAGATTAAGTATCGAGGAAAGCCTGAGCGATAACGATGACGTACCTTCGTAAGAATACGAACAGAAGTTCCAGTCCCTGTTCAAGGAATTTACAGCATCCCGAACCTTCTTCTTGAGCACTCCTTGACCAGCTTCGTTACATAGAACCGACGTGGGGAAATTCATTTTAATTCTGAATACACGCTGAGCTGCTGTTGCACCTGAGTAAAATAAGAAACGTTGTATACCGAAATAATCAACAACTGGAAAGACAATGTCAGAAGAATAGGATGTAACATTACTTGTGCAAGCAGGGTACACCAAGGGGAGAGATGGATCATTGGTTGGCCTCCAGAAGCCTTCTGCTCCACAAGTGTAGAATTTAGGCACCTCTTGAGAGAACCTGAGGCCAGTGTTGCAGAAGATTTCACACACTTTGAACTGACCACCGGAGCCCCAATCCTTGCATTGTTGAGTACCTCCAATTGGATCAGCCAATTCCGGACAGAAGTCAGCTAAAGAATAAAACATGATCAATACTATCCAACTACACTTCATTAAAACACCAGGAATAAAAGATGacttacacaggacataaacttTGAAGTTGCAACTAGCAGAATTACCAGCCTGATCGTAAGCCACGTAGCTGATATCATAGGTACCCCACATCAATGTTTGCCCAGATTTGTGTCCATTTTTCTCTTGAACCTTCACTATGCCGACATTATCGGTAAATCGTGGTTCGTCCCAGGTGACAATAGACGAACCGTTCTTGGCGATTACCCAAAGGTCGCCTGGACAGTGTTCGACCTTTGGTGGAATCTTGTCAGACTCCAATTGCTGACACTTGCTGCCACCGTAGCCAGGTGGGCACACTCTTTGACCACAGTGCGATGGTACAACTCTTTCCACGCCCCCAATTGTTTCGTCGTATCCTGCCCAAGTCAACACCAAGTCTTGGTAGAGGACAGGTTCGGTGCGACAGTCGCGTACTTGTTTCTGTATTTCGTTAGTCACGTGCAAGGCTCTACTCCAGATTTGAACCTTGGTTAGATGCCCTTGGAACCCGGATTCGGTGTAGCCCTTTGCGTTTTCGCTTTGTGGTTTTCCTAGAACTGCCCAGGCACTGAAAGAAATTGTGTCAATTAAACACTTAAGCGATCACTTTCATTACAAGTCACACCTTTGTTGATTTTTATACAGATAGTAAACTCACTAAGCTGGTAGAGATCTGCCACTTCCATATCCCTCGGTTTTACTGGCAATTAATCCTTCTGTGATGAGAACTAATTCACCGCCATTTTCACCGTTCCAAACTACAGCAACGTGATGCCACTGACCGTCGTTGATCGTTGCGTATTCTCTAAACGGTAGATAAACGTCTTGCAGATCATGGAACAAGGATACTTGGACACCGTTACTGTGTGCTTGGACCATGAGTCTGCGGTTTATCGGGACATGAGGCGAGCTGTACACGAAACAGTTCGTAATTAGAACGCAACATATCAATAGTTTTGATTCCAATTGTTATTGAGTACTTACCTCACGGCATAAAGGGTGAAGAATATTCCGGCCTCATCTTTTTGGGTGTACTGTACCCACATAGCTACGGTTAGGCTCTTCCTTGCTCCGGTGAAGAAAGGAATCACTTGTGCGGCGCTGCTACGCGCTGGATCGCTGAAGTATAAGTCGTAATCCACTTGGATTGCTGTAAGAATGTGATTAATTGTGTGTTACCCAAAGTGAAATAGTTATTACAAGAAGCACGATGCTTACATTTCCTACAATCGTCGCCAGTTAAGTTGAACGGACATTGGCAGAAGAATTTCCCGGTGAGATCGATGCACGTTGCTGATGGAGGACACGAGTTCTCTTTGCAATCGATTATGTCCTCCTCGCAAGTTTTGCCTGTATATCCAGGTGGACAAACGCAAGCGAACCCAGGACCATCGTCGACGCAGGTGGCTCCATTTTTGCAAGCACCAGCTTGGCAGGCATCGTATTCGTACTGACACCCGATTCCAGTGTAGTCATCTGGACACGTGCAATTGAGTCCTGAGCCAAAATCTTGGCAACGTCCATTGTGCATGCATGGGTTACCAATGCAACGCTCCGGTGCAGTCTCGCATtgctttccgtcagttcctgacGGGCATCTACAACATTCAAGACAGGATTGTAAACAATGCGCCATTTGTTTGTTAAACAACGAGCTACCTTACGTCGTTGCAATACTTACACGCAGAAGTAATCCATGAACAAGTCAACGCATGCAGCGTCGTTTTGGCAAGGATGGTTCTGGCACATTCCAACGTCGATCTCGCAGTGAACACCGGTCCAGCCTTCTGGGCACATGCACTTGAATCCGCCAACCTCGTCTCTGCATGTAGCACCATTCAAACAAGGACCAGAGCTACAATCGTCGATGTTAATCTCGCACGCAGCGCCAGTGTAGCCTTCGCGACAGTGACACACGAACGTGTTGTCAAGATCAACGCAACGATCCGTCCCGACTGGGCTGCAAGGGTCGCTGAGACACTCGTCCAGCTCAGCCTCGCATTGGAGTCCAACGAAACCTGGCCTGCACTTGCAGACGAATCCCTCCAATTGATCTAAGCAAGTTCCTCCGTTCTGACAGGGTTCTGAGGAACAGTCGTCGATCGTGTGCTGACACTGTTTGCCCGTATACCCTGGTTCGCAAGTGCAAGTGAATCCGTCTATTTGGTCGATGCATTGGCCATTGTTGCGGCACGGTTTGTTGGAGCATTCGTTGATGTTCGTCTCGCAGGCTGAGCCAGTCCATCCTGGATGGCAGATGCACTCGTGGCTGAACAAGTTATCCACGCAGATACCGTTCAAGCAAGGATTGCCCGAGCACAAGTCGATCTTCTCGTGGCATCGTTTGCCAGTGAATCCAGGCGGACAGTCGCAGCTGAAGTCAGCCACCAAGTCCGTGCAGTTGGCTCCCAGCAAACAGGGTTTCTCCGCACAATCGTCCGTGTTGATCTCGCAGCTCTGACCTTCCCATCCTGGCACACAGTCGCATTTGTAGCGACCTTGTTGCAGGGCCACGCAAGTCGCGCCGTTGTTGCAAGGATTTCCGCTCGCCGTGCAAGGATTTATCTGCAATTACAACACAGTGTTACGAACAGTTAAGATACGTGATACTTCGAACGATAAATAAACTTACAGTGATGTCGCAATCGACGCCAGTGTATCCAGACCTGCACAGACACGTGTAGTTGCTGAAGCCGGGCTCGTCTTTGCACATTGCCCTTTCAGGGCAAGTGTCGTTCGTGCAATCGGACTTTTCCTCCTGACAATTGATTCCAGAGTACCCATTGGCGCATTGACACCTATATCCCTGCGGCAAGTCTATGCAAGTGGCGCCGTTGTAACACGGTTGAGACGCGCATTCGTCGATATCGATTTCACAACGCCTTCCTGAGAATCCAGCAGGGCACAGACACTGAACACCGTGGCCTATGGGCACGCACAAGCCTCCATGCTGGCATACACTGTCGGTACACTGCACCGGCTTGCACTCTTCACGACCAAGCGCGCCTGGTCCGTCGGTGTACATATTCGTCGGACACTCGACACACGTAGTCGCTCCGTGTTGCGGCTGGAAGAAGTCTTTTGGACACTGAGCACACGGGGCCAGTCCTGTGTCGGAGTACATGCCTGGAGAACACTTTGCTCTGCATCGATCGCGTCCTGGCGCGGCTGGTTGATAGGTGAACGTTCCGGCTGGACAGGTCTGACAGTCCTTGTATCCACCGATTGGTGGCTCGCCGGTGTAGCTGTTCCTAGGACACTCCAGACACGGTACTAGACCAGTGGGAGAATATGTACCGTACCCACAAACCGGTATGCAGTCGTCTATGCTCTTCGAACCCTCCTCCCTTGTGTATGTACCGAATGGGCACCGCAAACAAGAGCCCTGACGATCGCTGTTCTGATAGAAACCTTTGGGACACGATGTGCACTGCTTTTGCTTTTCTCCGGCGAAAGTGCCAGCTGGACAGTGCACTGCAATGGAAAATATTTCGTTTAATCTCGTACGATACGGGAAAATTGCACAGTTACGATCGATTACTCACAACATCGTGGAACATCGTTGGTGTCCATGTTCAAAACCTCGCCAATGCTGCATGTGAAACCCCGCGTGATAGACGACTTCAGAGCCCGAAGCGGTGGACACTGATTTCCGATAGAAGACACGTTCAACAAAGGCTCTATAACTGCGCTAGTGGAAGGAACTGACAGATCGAAGATTAGGTTCAACGTCGAGCCACAAAGATCGTACAGCTGAGGCTGGCGTACAGCAGGAACGACAACGAGAACGAAGTCCATctgaaatttataaataattcatGGTTAATGCGATGAGATCGACAGGGAAGATACTTTTCAAAGTGTGGGTGCTCACCTTCAAGACGTTTTCTTCGAGCAAGTACGGAACAGACCTCACAAACGACACGTTCATGTTTACGTTGACAGCAGAACAACGTTGAGTCAGGATATTATTCAGGTCCATATAGTACTGGGACATCAGATCCTGGTACTGTGGTAGACAGGACCTCGAAACGGCGCCGTTAGCGCGATATGTTACCGCAGCGACGACATGGTAGTTTGCCTGTTGAGTGTCTGTTAAACGAGAATTTATTTAAAGCTCTGGTCGAATGGCACCTGGAACTGGAGGAAGGAAGACTTACTTTCAGAGACACAGTCGGGGACGACGGAAGCTGGAGTCCAATGCTTGTTGACATCACAGGTGAACGTCTTTACAGGAGCACCATCGGTGAACCTGAAACCGTTCTTGCAAGTTGCTATGCACTGCTGACCTTTGTCACCAGGAACGCATTTCAGTCCTCCGTTGGCTGGTGGTTTCAACTCCCAGTCCACGCATGGCGTTGCTTGCACCGACACTTGGAAATGGCAGGATGCTCTGTTGCCGCTCGCGTCCGTCGCGTAAACCGTTACGTTTTCGAAGCTGCCGATCGGTATCACCGCTCTTTCCGGCACGAAcgtgatcttcactggaccagaAGGATCAGTGGCGTTGATTCGCCTTCGAGTCTCGTTGAAATTGACCGTGTAACTCTCCTGCTTGTCGACTAGCTCGATCACGTAACTCTGTGGGCAGCTGAGCTTCGGTGGTGTTACGTCTGCAAAGGGTGTTACAGTGATAAGTGAATGTTATTCTTACGAATCGAAGTGAGAAACCAGGTGGTATACAGACCAGGTACGGTGATGTTGATCTCGCAAATGGCGACGTTCCCGTCGTAATCGAACGCCACGTATTTAACCACAGTGTCTTCGAACACGCGTAATGGCGTCCTGAAGCTGCGAGGCTTCACTTCGAGTCGCGCGATGCTACCGCTGTTGTCGATGGCTGTTGGTTCAGTGAAGTTCACGGGCAACAACCCGCCATCGGCTCCCTTCTGCACCACTATCGGTTGTTGAGGGCAATTTTGGAACACCGGAGGTTCGTTGTCAACGCAAGGAGAGAAACCATAATCGTAGCCCAACAACGGTTCCGCCACGGGTTCCTCGCACCCCATTAACTCGAACTTCAGACAAGCGGTGTCCATGTAACTGACGATACCCAAGATCACGAAGCGCGCTTGGACGTATTTGGGTAAAGTGATCATCGCCAGTTCGCCGTAGTTGCCAGGATCTCGCATCGTCAGGTTGAAATTGGGGAAATAGACCACGTAATTCTCCACCTCGGCTTGCTTGTAGAAGAATCTGATCTCCGTTGGTCTTCCAACGATGTCGTTCGTCACCACGCCTTTAACCAGGATCGCCTTCACTCTGAATACCTGGCCCAAATCTACGCTAACATAAGTGAACGCCTCCTGCTTGCCGCACCAGCCTGTCACCGAGTTCAGACGAACGTTTTTCGCTTCATAGTTCGGTTTCTCAGAGGTGGCGTTGATGGCAGAGTCTGGAATGCGCCCGGAGGCTAATCCCAGAGGTTTCACGACTTTGCATTCCGGCTCCCGGACGCAgacgataggtcttggattaatGAGAATGTATCCTGGTCTGCTGCAACCGAACTGAACCTCGGATCCTTGCTCGTAGCTCCTGGCTACTTGGTAGCCGTCGCTTGGCCGACCAGGGTCTTCGCAAACGGGACCTTCGCATCGTAGATTACCAAAGTCCCAAATACCATTCGCTTGACATCTGACGACGTTATCGTGATGATTCGTTTGACCAGCCAGTTTGAACGTGTCTTGACAGCCGAAGTAGAAGGATGACTGGTATTTGGTATCCAAGTACTGGCCGTACTCGGCCCCAGGAGTAGGCAAAGGCTTTCCACAGTCAGCTCGAGGACAGGCTGGCTGCGATCCCGAGAGCCAGTATTCtggtaaaccaggtttcggatcGTAGACGCATTGTCGGAAGCCTGAAGTGGCTGTGTTCCTCAGATATCGTCCATTACTACCACACTTCAGCGTGACGTTTTGCTTGAAGGGTACCAGGACACTTGCTTCATCGGTACGAAGAACCGACAGACCCTCGTTTTTGTCGTCTGGTAGAGACACACACTTTGCATCTGGAGAGATTATGACCATTAGTGACTTGTCAGATATAAGTTATTTCGACTGCAATTGGTTACTTACACTGACACTCTGGTGTGGTTCCATTCCAAGCTCCACTAGAAGTACATACGACAGCCGAGGAACCGGACAACacgtaaccaaaattacattgaaatttgaCCAAGTCGCCAAAGTGATGTTGTTGCTATAAACAAAATCATAATAACAGTCATAGTGGCGTCGCTTTGAGTGTGCATATTAGATACATACCTTAGTCGACAAGAGTTTTCCATTTTCCGGCACGGATATGGATGGACACATAACCGGCACGCAAGTCTTGTTCTTCTGATACAAATCACCATCTCTATCGCCAGTTTCGTACTTTTCGATGTTAAATCCGGCTGTCCCGTTGCTCTTGTACAACTCGAAACCCGTGTTGCACATGCAGGCATAGCTGCCAGGGTTGTTGATGCACTTTTGGTGGCAGCCGCCATTGTTGACGGCGCACTCGTTGATGTCGGTGCACTCCAGGCGAGTACATCCCATTATTTCGAGCTTCATGCATGGCGCTCCGACGTAGTCCTGTATCCTGAACCTTATGAAGCGTGCTTCGATGGACACTGGCAGATTCAAGACGGAAAGAATGGGCGCCTGTATTCTGAACTCTACCGGAGTTCCGTCAGGATTCGTGTAGTCTTTGAAGGTGTCTGTCAAGTCGTCTGTATATTGAATTCGGACTGCTGAAGTGTACGCTATATTGCCATCTACTCTCGCAACGCCTTGCGTTCGGAAACCACGAATGATCGTTGGTGCTTTCATGTCGATCATCACCCAGTTCGTCCCGGGTTCGATGTTGTTACCGCACCAGCCATCACCGTTGTTCAGACGGACACCCTTAAAGTCAAAGAACTGGTTACATCGTGCTTCAATTAAATACCAAAGTACCGCTGTATTTGGACTTAATGACTTACAGTCTTGGCGTATCCATTCTCAGAGCTTGAAACGGTGATTGACTCATCAGGGATACCGCCATTAATAAGCCCAAGATCACCTATAGGCCTGCACTCCATAGTAGGAGCGAAACCTGGCTTGCACTTGCAGGTGAATGCACCAGCGTTGTTTATGCACTCGGTGGAAGCCAAGTCGCACTGACTCGACGCACACTCGTTTATATCTGAAACACCGGAGTCCGCGGATAAAGAAGAATCAAAAATAGGATGGTGAACAGTCGATTCGTACCTTCGCAGGTTGGAACGTTATCGAATCTCTGATCGGGCCCACACTGTATGATGTTGGACCCAGAAAGCTTATAGCCCCTGTTGCATTGCACCCTGGCATCGTCGCCGTACAAGTAGTCCCTGGTTGAATCGACGACGAAACCATTCTTGATCGTAGGCAGTAATGGGCATTTCGCTCCTACACGCCAAAGTATCGTCAATCGAAACGAGGCGTCAGATTTTGCAACCAAACACCCTTGAATCTAAATAGATACTCACGAGAACACGTTGGCACCTCGTCGGACCATGTTCCGTTGCTCATGCAGAGAATCACGGGATGTCCGCTTCTGACGTATCCTGGCTCGCATTCGAACCTAACGATCGTTCCGTAACTGCGACCGCCTCCGTTCAGAATGGTAATG comes from the Colletes latitarsis isolate SP2378_abdomen chromosome 7, iyColLati1, whole genome shotgun sequence genome and includes:
- the Uif gene encoding sushi, von Willebrand factor type A, EGF and pentraxin domain-containing protein uif isoform X3, with product MLIRELAAVWVAVLLCHLQLTESQIPATNVFTCPNGWELRGIHCYKFFNIRHSWEKAAELCRRYGSELMVVESYSENNMSASMIGRHLDRYWLGLASLDDLRTNTLESAAGMLVSQYAGFWASKQPNPQSGECVDVALMDDRQTWELTTCESLLPFMCRANACPAGSFHCSNGKCVNAAFRCDKQDDCGDYSDEIDCPANCQFYMASSGDVVESPNYPHKYAPLSNCKWTLEGPQGHNILLQFQEFETEKSFDIVQILVGGRTEEKSVNLATLSGKQELSNKLFVSASNFMIIKFSTDSSVERKGFRASWKTEPQTCGGVLRATPQGQVLTSPGYPQNYPGGLECLYILQAQPGRIMSLEIEDLDLEMNRDYILIRDGDSPMSRPIERLTGKSEDNPAVIMSTGNNLYLYFKTSLGDSRRGFSIRYTQGCKATIIARNGTVQSPSFGLNDYPNNQECMYRVKNPQGRPLSLKFINFNVHKTDFVQIYDGSNTNGLRLHPGNGFTSNTRPKITLTAESGEMLVRFTSDALHSSPGWQAEFSADCPYLQSGEGALASSRDTAFGTQVTFSCPLGQEFATGKPKITTECLPGGNWSVTYIPKCQEVYCGPVPQIDNGFSIGSSNVTYKGLATYQCYAGFAFPTGRPTEKISCMADGRWEKKPSCLASQCSPLPEAPHSNITILNGGGRSYGTIVRFECEPGYVRSGHPVILCMSNGTWSDEVPTCSRAKCPLLPTIKNGFVVDSTRDYLYGDDARVQCNRGYKLSGSNIIQCGPDQRFDNVPTCEDINECASSQCDLASTECINNAGAFTCKCKPGFAPTMECRPIGDLGLINGGIPDESITVSSSENGYAKTGVRLNNGDGWCGNNIEPGTNWVMIDMKAPTIIRGFRTQGVARVDGNIAYTSAVRIQYTDDLTDTFKDYTNPDGTPVEFRIQAPILSVLNLPVSIEARFIRFRIQDYVGAPCMKLEIMGCTRLECTDINECAVNNGGCHQKCINNPGSYACMCNTGFELYKSNGTAGFNIEKYETGDRDGDLYQKNKTCVPVMCPSISVPENGKLLSTKQQHHFGDLVKFQCNFGYVLSGSSAVVCTSSGAWNGTTPECQYAKCVSLPDDKNEGLSVLRTDEASVLVPFKQNVTLKCGSNGRYLRNTATSGFRQCVYDPKPGLPEYWLSGSQPACPRADCGKPLPTPGAEYGQYLDTKYQSSFYFGCQDTFKLAGQTNHHDNVVRCQANGIWDFGNLRCEGPVCEDPGRPSDGYQVARSYEQGSEVQFGCSRPGYILINPRPIVCVREPECKVVKPLGLASGRIPDSAINATSEKPNYEAKNVRLNSVTGWCGKQEAFTYVSVDLGQVFRVKAILVKGVVTNDIVGRPTEIRFFYKQAEVENYVVYFPNFNLTMRDPGNYGELAMITLPKYVQARFVILGIVSYMDTACLKFELMGCEEPVAEPLLGYDYGFSPCVDNEPPVFQNCPQQPIVVQKGADGGLLPVNFTEPTAIDNSGSIARLEVKPRSFRTPLRVFEDTVVKYVAFDYDGNVAICEINITVPDVTPPKLSCPQSYVIELVDKQESYTVNFNETRRRINATDPSGPVKITFVPERAVIPIGSFENVTVYATDASGNRASCHFQVSVQATPCVDWELKPPANGGLKCVPGDKGQQCIATCKNGFRFTDGAPVKTFTCDVNKHWTPASVVPDCVSENTQQANYHVVAAVTYRANGAVSRSCLPQYQDLMSQYYMDLNNILTQRCSAVNVNMNVSFVRSVPYLLEENVLKMDFVLVVVPAVRQPQLYDLCGSTLNLIFDLSVPSTSAVIEPLLNVSSIGNQCPPLRALKSSITRGFTCSIGEVLNMDTNDVPRCLHCPAGTFAGEKQKQCTSCPKGFYQNSDRQGSCLRCPFGTYTREEGSKSIDDCIPVCGYGTYSPTGLVPCLECPRNSYTGEPPIGGYKDCQTCPAGTFTYQPAAPGRDRCRAKCSPGMYSDTGLAPCAQCPKDFFQPQHGATTCVECPTNMYTDGPGALGREECKPVQCTDSVCQHGGLCVPIGHGVQCLCPAGFSGRRCEIDIDECASQPCYNGATCIDLPQGYRCQCANGYSGINCQEEKSDCTNDTCPERAMCKDEPGFSNYTCLCRSGYTGVDCDITINPCTASGNPCNNGATCVALQQGRYKCDCVPGWEGQSCEINTDDCAEKPCLLGANCTDLVADFSCDCPPGFTGKRCHEKIDLCSGNPCLNGICVDNLFSHECICHPGWTGSACETNINECSNKPCRNNGQCIDQIDGFTCTCEPGYTGKQCQHTIDDCSSEPCQNGGTCLDQLEGFVCKCRPGFVGLQCEAELDECLSDPCSPVGTDRCVDLDNTFVCHCREGYTGAACEINIDDCSSGPCLNGATCRDEVGGFKCMCPEGWTGVHCEIDVGMCQNHPCQNDAACVDLFMDYFCVCPSGTDGKQCETAPERCIGNPCMHNGRCQDFGSGLNCTCPDDYTGIGCQYEYDACQAGACKNGATCVDDGPGFACVCPPGYTGKTCEEDIIDCKENSCPPSATCIDLTGKFFCQCPFNLTGDDCRKSIQVDYDLYFSDPARSSAAQVIPFFTGARKSLTVAMWVQYTQKDEAGIFFTLYAVSSPHVPINRRLMVQAHSNGVQVSLFHDLQDVYLPFREYATINDGQWHHVAVVWNGENGGELVLITEGLIASKTEGYGSGRSLPAYAWAVLGKPQSENAKGYTESGFQGHLTKVQIWSRALHVTNEIQKQVRDCRTEPVLYQDLVLTWAGYDETIGGVERVVPSHCGQRVCPPGYGGSKCQQLESDKIPPKVEHCPGDLWVIAKNGSSIVTWDEPRFTDNVGIVKVQEKNGHKSGQTLMWGTYDISYVAYDQAGNSASCNFKVYVLSDFCPELADPIGGTQQCKDWGSGGQFKVCEIFCNTGLRFSQEVPKFYTCGAEGFWRPTNDPSLPLVYPACTSATAAQRVFRIKMNFPTSVLCNEAGQGVLKKKVRDAVNSLNRDWNFCSYSYEGTRECKDLNIDVQCDHRVRSTRDTNEEDGGTYIISAVVPAEPDPILNANSNERATVQALLERLILEEDQFDVHYILPNTVPDPASLILESDYDCPVGQVVMAPDCVPCAVGTYYDEETKQCLSCPVGSYQSESGQLKCSSCPVIAGRPSVTVGPGARSAADCKERCPAGKYYDDVAGLCRSCGHGFYQPNEGSFSCLLCGLGKTTRTPEAVSREECRDECGSGQQLAVEGKCEPCPRGSYRTQGVQAACQACPVGRTTPNMGSAAIEECSLPVCDPGTYLNGTLNECMECKKGTYQSEPQQTFCIPCPPNTSTKGTSATNKADCTNPCETSDAEMHCDANAYCLLIPETSDFKCECKPGYNGTGTECTDVCMGYCDNEGVCLKDSRGQPSCRCSGSFTGKRCTEKSEFFYITGGIAGGVILIIFVVLLVWMICVRASRKKEPKKMLTPATDQNGSQVNFYYGAPTPYAESIAPSHHSTYAHYYDDEEDGWEMPNFYNETYMKESLHNGKMNSLARSNASIYGTKDDLYDRLKRHAYPGKKVDRMSLSTVHMT